One Gemmatimonadaceae bacterium genomic window, CGTTTACGGGGCGACCGGTCAAGTGTTCGTCGTGTTCGTGATGACCGTCGCGGCGGCTGAGGCTGCGGTGGGACTGGCGATCATCATCGCGATCTTCCGTCACCGACAGACAGTGAATCTGCAGAACATCAACCTCATGAAAGGTTGATGCTTCTCCAGGAAGTCGTGGCGGTGGGCGCGCACCCGCTCGCAGGTACGATGGCCCGCTACGTGTGGCTGCTTCCGATGCTGCCTCTGCTGGGCTTCCTGATCAACGGACTTCTTTCACTGGTGAGTGCGGCGCGAATCGGCCCCGACGATCCGGATATGGCGCATGGTGATGACCATTCCTCGGCGGCAAGTCATGATGCGCATGCTATCTCCGCTGCAGACCAAGCCGAGGCTCCCGGCGACGACCACCATGCAATCGCGCCGCACCGTTATGCCGGCATCGTAAGCATCGTGGGGCCCGGTGTGCTCGTGCTGTCGTTCGTGCTCGCGTGGGCCATGTTCGCGGCGATGCGGAGCGTGCCCATGGAGGCCCCCTTCGTTCAGACTTACTTCAACTGGATGCCCGTTGGAACGCTCCAGATTGATGCCGCACTGCAGCTCGATCAGCTGTCGATGCTCATGGTGCTCGTTGTGACAGGAGTGGGGGCGCTCATTCACATCTTCAGCGTCGGATACATGCACGAGGACCCGGGCTATCCACGCTACTTCGCCTACCTCAACCTGTTCGTGTTCTTCATGCTGGTGCTCGTGCTCGGCGCGAACTATCCGGTGTTGTTCGTCGGCTGGGAGGGCGTGGGGCTCTGCTCCTATCTGCTCATTGGCTTCTGGTTCTCCGACAAGGTGAACGCCGACGCGGGGAAGAAGGCATTCATCGTCAACCGAATCGGAGACTTCGGGTTCCTGGTCGCGATGTTCATTCTGTTCGCGACACTCGGCGCGCTCGATTTTCAGAACGTGTTCGCGAGCGCCGCATCGCTTCCGTATGGCGGAACGGTCGCGACCGCGATCTGTCTTTTCATGTTTCTGGGCTGCGTAGGAAAGAGCGCGCAGATTCCGCTTTACGTCTGGCTGCCTGACGCGATGGCAGGTCCGACACCGGTGTCGGCTCTGATCCACGCCGCGACGATGGTCACTGCCGGCGTCTATCTCGTTGCGCGCAGCGCGCCGCTCTTTTCGATGGCTCCAGTGGCCAGCCTCGTCGTCGCACTCACGGGCGCAGTGACCGCGATCTTTGCGGCGACCATCGGGCTCAAGCAGTGGGACATCAAGAAGGTTCTCGCCTATTCGACGGTGTCGCAGCTCGGGTACATGTTCGTTGGTGTCGGAGTGGGAGCCTATACCGCTGGCCTCTTTCATCTCGTTACGCACGCCTTTTTCAAGGCGCTGCTGTTCCTCGGCGCGGGCTCGGTGATTCACGCGATGCATGCAGCGTATCACAGGACGCACAGTCAGGACGATGCCCAGGACATGCGAAACATGGGCGGCCTCAAACAGTTCATGCCCATCACGTGGGTGCTGATGTGGATTGCGACGCTGGCGATCGCGGGCAGCCCGCCGCTCTCCGGATTCTTTTCCAAGGACGAGATTCTGGGCGCCGCCTTCCACCGGGCGGGAGGCTCTGCGCTGGCGGATGCGACGCTGTTCGGAATAAGCGGAGGAGCCTGGCTATACCTCGTGTACGTGCTGGGAATCGCTGCCGCTTTTCTCACAGCGGTCTACATGACGCGGCTCATGCTCTACACCTTCCATGGCCCGAACCGTACTGGTGAAAAAGAGCGCTCGCATCTGCACGAGGCGCCGTGGGTGATGACAGGCCCTCTTGTTGTCCTTGGCGTATTGAGCGCGTTCGGGGGATGGCTCAACATCCCCGAAGTGATCTCCGATCTCGTACCGCTTGGACCAACGGCAACTCTCGAGCACTGGCTCGAGCCCGTGCTTGGCGCATCGACGGCGCGCGTCGCGCAGTCGGCTGCCCCACATGCGATGTCGGTCACGACTGAGGAGCTGCTGATCCTGCTGGCGGTAGTTGTGGCCATGGCGGGAATCGCGTTCGCCTGGTATCGGCTCAAGCCCGCGCACCTCGTTCCGAAACGCGAGGCCAGGCCTGAAGAAGGCTTTGAACTCGTCCTGGCCAACAAGTACTTCGTAGACGAGGGCTACGCTCGGGCAATCGTCAACCCGACGTATCAGATCTCGCGGA contains:
- the nuoK gene encoding NADH-quinone oxidoreductase subunit NuoK, translating into MLAESLALSAVLFTIGVVGVLTRRNAIIIFMCVELMLNAVNLTFVAFSRVYGATGQVFVVFVMTVAAAEAAVGLAIIIAIFRHRQTVNLQNINLMKG
- the nuoL gene encoding NADH-quinone oxidoreductase subunit L, with product MLLQEVVAVGAHPLAGTMARYVWLLPMLPLLGFLINGLLSLVSAARIGPDDPDMAHGDDHSSAASHDAHAISAADQAEAPGDDHHAIAPHRYAGIVSIVGPGVLVLSFVLAWAMFAAMRSVPMEAPFVQTYFNWMPVGTLQIDAALQLDQLSMLMVLVVTGVGALIHIFSVGYMHEDPGYPRYFAYLNLFVFFMLVLVLGANYPVLFVGWEGVGLCSYLLIGFWFSDKVNADAGKKAFIVNRIGDFGFLVAMFILFATLGALDFQNVFASAASLPYGGTVATAICLFMFLGCVGKSAQIPLYVWLPDAMAGPTPVSALIHAATMVTAGVYLVARSAPLFSMAPVASLVVALTGAVTAIFAATIGLKQWDIKKVLAYSTVSQLGYMFVGVGVGAYTAGLFHLVTHAFFKALLFLGAGSVIHAMHAAYHRTHSQDDAQDMRNMGGLKQFMPITWVLMWIATLAIAGSPPLSGFFSKDEILGAAFHRAGGSALADATLFGISGGAWLYLVYVLGIAAAFLTAVYMTRLMLYTFHGPNRTGEKERSHLHEAPWVMTGPLVVLGVLSAFGGWLNIPEVISDLVPLGPTATLEHWLEPVLGASTARVAQSAAPHAMSVTTEELLILLAVVVAMAGIAFAWYRLKPAHLVPKREARPEEGFELVLANKYFVDEGYARAIVNPTYQISRNVLWRFVDNGIIDSFFVNGSAALARGFGWVGSRLQTGAVGTYAWVLVAGVLAVLGAVTLR